A single window of Vibrio stylophorae DNA harbors:
- the purH gene encoding bifunctional phosphoribosylaminoimidazolecarboxamide formyltransferase/IMP cyclohydrolase: MENARPIRRALISVSDKTGIVDFAKALADQGVDILSTGGTARLLADSGIAVTEVSNHTGHPEMMDGRVKTLHPKIHGGILGRRGQDDAIMAEHDIAPIDMVVVNLYPFAATVANPDCSLEDAVENIDIGGPTMVRSAAKNHKDVTIIVNAHDYSRVLAEMAANHGSLTHATRFDLAIAAFEHTAAYDGMIANYFGTMVPSYGDNKEGDEASTFPRTFNQQFLKKQDMRYGENSHQGAAFYVEANPQEASVSTATQLQGKALSYNNIADTDAALECVKEFDLPACVIVKHANPCGVALGDNILEAYDRAYKTDPTSAFGGIIAFNRELDGDTAQAIVERQFVEVIIAPSVSDAAVAAVAAKKNVRLLVCGEWSSKTTGFDVKRVNGGLLVQDRDQGMVDLNDLKVVSKRQPSDAELKDALFCWKVAKYVKSNAIVYAKGDMTIGIGAGQMSRVYSAKIAGIKAADEGLEVAGSVMASDAFFPFRDGIDAAAEAGITCVIQPGGSMRDQEVIDAADEHGMAMIFTGMRHFRH; the protein is encoded by the coding sequence ATGGAAAACGCTCGCCCAATCCGTCGCGCGCTGATCAGCGTATCAGATAAAACTGGCATTGTAGACTTTGCCAAAGCTCTGGCAGACCAAGGAGTCGATATTCTGTCGACTGGTGGTACTGCGCGTCTTTTAGCTGACAGCGGGATTGCTGTTACTGAAGTCTCAAATCACACGGGTCATCCTGAGATGATGGATGGTCGTGTCAAAACCCTACACCCTAAAATTCATGGCGGGATCCTTGGCCGTCGCGGTCAAGATGACGCGATCATGGCTGAGCACGACATCGCGCCGATTGATATGGTGGTGGTCAACCTCTACCCATTTGCGGCCACCGTCGCCAACCCAGATTGCAGCCTTGAAGATGCCGTGGAAAACATCGATATCGGTGGACCTACCATGGTGCGCAGTGCCGCGAAAAACCACAAAGATGTCACCATCATCGTCAATGCGCACGATTATTCACGTGTACTTGCCGAAATGGCTGCAAACCATGGTTCTTTGACCCATGCCACCCGCTTTGATTTGGCCATCGCAGCTTTTGAACACACCGCAGCCTATGACGGCATGATCGCTAACTACTTTGGCACCATGGTCCCAAGTTATGGCGATAACAAAGAGGGTGATGAAGCATCGACGTTCCCACGCACCTTCAACCAACAATTCTTGAAAAAACAAGATATGCGCTATGGCGAAAACAGCCACCAAGGCGCGGCTTTCTATGTAGAAGCCAATCCACAGGAAGCCTCTGTCTCCACTGCAACACAGTTGCAGGGTAAAGCGCTCTCTTACAACAACATCGCAGATACCGATGCCGCCCTTGAGTGCGTCAAAGAGTTCGACCTGCCAGCCTGTGTGATCGTCAAACATGCCAATCCATGTGGTGTGGCGCTAGGCGATAATATTTTGGAAGCTTACGATCGCGCTTACAAAACCGACCCAACCTCTGCCTTTGGCGGCATTATCGCCTTTAACCGCGAGTTGGATGGTGACACCGCGCAAGCTATCGTTGAGCGCCAGTTTGTCGAAGTGATCATTGCACCAAGCGTGAGCGATGCGGCGGTTGCTGCTGTTGCGGCAAAGAAAAATGTGCGCCTTTTGGTGTGTGGTGAGTGGTCAAGCAAAACCACAGGCTTTGATGTGAAACGTGTCAATGGTGGCCTATTGGTGCAAGATCGTGACCAAGGCATGGTGGACTTGAATGATCTGAAAGTCGTCTCCAAGCGCCAACCAAGTGATGCTGAGCTTAAAGATGCATTGTTCTGCTGGAAAGTGGCGAAATATGTCAAATCCAACGCCATTGTTTACGCCAAAGGCGATATGACCATCGGTATTGGCGCGGGCCAAATGAGCCGCGTTTACTCGGCTAAAATCGCAGGAATTAAAGCCGCCGATGAAGGTCTCGAAGTAGCTGGCAGCGTGATGGCTTCTGATGCCTTCTTCCCATTCCGTGATGGCATCGATGCTGCAGCCGAAGCCGGCATTACCTGTGTGATTCAGCCAGGCGGCTCAATGCGCGATCAAGAAGTGATTGATGCGGCAGATGAGCATGGCATGGCGATGATCTTTACCGGCATGCGTCATTTCCGTCACTAA
- the zntR gene encoding Zn(2+)-responsive transcriptional regulator: protein MAVYLIGQLAKKAKVSTDTLRFYEKNGLISPSGRSESGYRVYNEADLARVAFIVRSKAVGLSLEEIGELLTIRLEATQHSCSEVKAITQAKLDLLDQKIAELQHIRKGLKKLNDACCGTDHDASHCSILEALADEPCHICNRHLDKQSKCCE from the coding sequence ATGGCGGTTTATTTGATTGGTCAATTGGCCAAAAAGGCGAAAGTAAGCACCGATACGCTGCGATTTTATGAAAAAAATGGGCTGATCTCGCCCAGTGGTCGCAGTGAGTCTGGTTATCGCGTTTACAACGAAGCCGATCTGGCTCGTGTGGCCTTTATTGTGCGCTCAAAAGCTGTGGGATTAAGCCTTGAGGAGATTGGCGAACTGCTCACTATTCGCTTAGAAGCCACCCAGCATAGTTGTTCTGAGGTCAAAGCTATTACTCAGGCAAAATTGGATTTACTGGATCAGAAAATTGCTGAATTGCAGCATATTCGCAAAGGGCTGAAAAAACTCAATGATGCTTGCTGCGGCACCGACCACGATGCCTCGCACTGCTCTATTTTGGAAGCCTTAGCGGATGAGCCTTGCCATATCTGTAATCGCCATTTGGATAAACAAAGCAAGTGCTGTGAATAA
- a CDS encoding pyrimidine/purine nucleoside phosphorylase, with product MIQHNRYFEDQVQSLGFEQAQPLSVGVMATGEYRFTTAAAEVMTVVRGNLTILLAGASEWQSYDDGQSFNVPENSYFDVKVAQPTAYLCEYAN from the coding sequence ATGATTCAGCATAATCGCTATTTTGAAGATCAAGTTCAGTCGCTCGGTTTTGAGCAAGCGCAGCCCCTGAGTGTTGGTGTGATGGCCACCGGTGAGTATCGTTTTACCACCGCTGCGGCTGAGGTGATGACCGTGGTGCGCGGTAATTTAACCATTTTGCTAGCGGGCGCTAGTGAGTGGCAAAGTTATGATGATGGCCAGTCATTTAATGTGCCGGAAAATAGCTATTTTGATGTCAAAGTGGCGCAGCCGACCGCCTATCTTTGCGAATATGCCAACTAA
- a CDS encoding TDT family transporter gives MARLLFQLFRHVPTAQASLALAVMGSSLAWSLYWPSMTGVIRPICLGFAVLLLLPVLVKYCCYPHLFLQDLRHPLYGGLMAPISMCLLIIADYLTLLNLTLARAVWFPAIALHLGMMLYFYQHQIRNFRLIHLLPSWFLYPVGGISGTLAGPSLGFHQMTYVMTLVCIAIYFVMLPVVLYRLCFAGRLPRPARPTLAIMAAPVNLALAAYLANMSQPDPILVGALAGVAITMTILVYLCYFYLLRQRFQPSIAALTFPSVISVVAMYRLTSFFAQDHTHWLWLKALGIIELIVATGLMAWVIGHFILHYWHQRHFLLQLYRPPLAVEVNSAD, from the coding sequence ATGGCGCGGCTGCTGTTTCAGCTTTTTCGCCACGTTCCCACGGCGCAGGCATCTTTGGCGCTAGCAGTGATGGGATCAAGTTTGGCTTGGTCGCTCTATTGGCCATCCATGACCGGCGTGATTCGTCCCATCTGCTTGGGATTTGCCGTGCTTCTGCTACTGCCTGTATTGGTGAAATATTGCTGTTATCCGCATCTTTTCTTGCAAGATCTTCGTCACCCGCTGTATGGCGGACTGATGGCACCGATCTCCATGTGTTTGCTGATCATTGCCGATTACCTCACCCTACTCAATCTCACGCTGGCCCGCGCGGTGTGGTTTCCTGCCATTGCCCTTCATCTCGGGATGATGCTCTATTTTTATCAGCATCAAATTCGCAACTTTCGATTGATTCACCTGCTTCCCAGCTGGTTTCTCTATCCCGTGGGTGGCATTAGCGGCACTTTGGCAGGCCCCAGCTTGGGCTTTCATCAAATGACCTATGTGATGACCCTAGTTTGTATCGCCATCTATTTTGTGATGCTGCCCGTGGTGCTCTATCGTCTTTGCTTTGCTGGTCGCTTACCTCGCCCCGCACGGCCCACTTTGGCAATTATGGCCGCGCCGGTGAATCTCGCCCTCGCCGCCTATTTAGCCAATATGAGCCAGCCCGATCCCATTTTGGTTGGTGCGCTAGCTGGCGTGGCGATCACCATGACCATTTTGGTGTACCTCTGTTATTTCTACCTATTGCGTCAGCGCTTTCAGCCTTCCATTGCCGCGCTGACCTTCCCTTCGGTCATTAGCGTGGTCGCTATGTATCGTCTCACCAGCTTTTTTGCGCAGGATCATACACACTGGCTATGGCTCAAAGCCTTGGGGATCATTGAATTAATCGTCGCCACAGGACTCATGGCATGGGTGATTGGTCACTTTATTTTGCACTACTGGCATCAGCGCCATTTTTTGTTGCAGCTCTATCGCCCGCCCTTGGCGGTTGAAGTCAATTCCGCAGATTGA
- the murQ gene encoding N-acetylmuramic acid 6-phosphate etherase has translation MPESLKTLLTESQNPVSRHIDTLATRDMLAIINQQDALVSQAIAHELDAIAQAVDIIAAAFHRGGRLFYIGAGTSGRLGVLDASECPPTFGSDPNQVIGIIAGGEHALRHAVENAEDDRDQGVIDLQKHHLCDRDVVVGIAASGRTPYVLGALSYAKQCGATTVSVSCNPSSPMTELADIAITPVVGPEVITGSSRMKAGTAQKLVLNMLTTGAMIRTGKVYGNLMVDVQATNAKLHNRQRRIVMAATECDGETAERALAEANNHCKTAIVMVLTGLSADRARLALDEHHGFIRPLIEPN, from the coding sequence ATGCCGGAATCGCTCAAAACACTGCTCACTGAGAGCCAAAACCCCGTTAGCCGACACATTGATACCCTCGCAACCCGCGACATGTTGGCGATCATCAATCAACAGGATGCCTTGGTCAGCCAAGCCATCGCCCATGAACTTGATGCCATTGCGCAAGCCGTAGATATCATTGCCGCGGCCTTTCATCGCGGCGGTCGCCTCTTTTATATTGGCGCAGGCACCTCCGGCCGCCTTGGCGTGCTCGATGCCAGTGAGTGCCCACCGACCTTTGGTAGCGATCCCAATCAAGTGATTGGCATTATTGCTGGCGGTGAGCATGCACTTCGCCATGCGGTGGAAAATGCCGAAGATGACCGCGATCAAGGGGTGATTGATCTACAAAAACATCACCTTTGCGATCGCGATGTGGTGGTGGGTATTGCTGCAAGTGGCCGCACCCCCTATGTGCTTGGTGCGCTCAGTTATGCCAAGCAATGTGGTGCCACCACTGTCTCCGTCAGCTGCAACCCAAGTAGCCCAATGACGGAACTGGCGGATATTGCCATCACACCAGTGGTTGGCCCAGAAGTGATCACTGGCTCTTCTCGAATGAAAGCGGGTACGGCGCAAAAACTGGTACTCAATATGCTAACCACGGGCGCCATGATTCGCACGGGTAAGGTCTATGGCAACCTGATGGTGGATGTACAAGCCACCAATGCCAAATTACACAATCGCCAACGTCGCATTGTCATGGCCGCTACCGAATGTGATGGTGAAACCGCGGAGCGCGCACTTGCAGAGGCCAATAACCACTGTAAAACCGCGATCGTCATGGTGCTCACTGGACTGAGCGCCGATCGCGCGCGATTGGCCTTAGATGAGCACCATGGTTTTATTCGTCCATTGATTGAGCCGAACTAA